A region from the Bacteroidales bacterium genome encodes:
- a CDS encoding BamA/TamA family outer membrane protein, with translation MINKQYIIKGIVVILFIVLNNNVFPYFYFINSDTNSIATEKIKKGWTFGALPAISYDSDIGFRYGGLVNFYNYGDGSTYPKYLHSLYLEISRTTKGNGTNQFFFDSENIFPDKKIRITSDISYLTEKALNFYGFNGYKSKYKPNYEDDNHNDYISRMYYRYERKMIRFTTDFQGEIINNKIRWLAGVAYFDIKTGTVDINNLNKGRSDNLLPDTTLLYDKFVEWDIISEKEKNGNKLNLIKLGLIYDTRDNEANPNKGIWTELLILKTLIGKQDFSYTKLIFTHRQYYSILPNKIIFAYRLAYQGTISGKAPFYIQPYIISSYSPAVITEGLGGARSLRGILRNRIVGDAFIYGNIELRNKIYKRVILNQNVNLVLNLFLDTGKTVKEIEINKENIPVTEELSDYFDSDKDNFHSSIGFGLNFALNENFIIAVNYGKALDKRDGNDGLYVGLNFLF, from the coding sequence ATGATTAACAAACAATATATTATTAAAGGAATTGTAGTAATATTATTTATTGTATTAAATAATAATGTTTTTCCATATTTTTATTTTATTAATTCAGATACAAATTCTATTGCTACTGAAAAAATTAAAAAGGGCTGGACATTTGGTGCTTTGCCGGCAATTTCATATGATTCGGATATCGGATTCCGGTATGGCGGCTTAGTTAATTTTTATAATTACGGTGATGGATCAACTTATCCAAAATATCTTCATTCATTATACCTTGAAATATCACGTACAACAAAAGGAAACGGAACTAATCAATTCTTTTTTGATTCTGAAAATATTTTCCCTGATAAAAAAATAAGGATTACATCCGATATAAGTTATTTAACTGAAAAAGCCCTTAATTTTTATGGTTTTAATGGATATAAATCGAAATATAAGCCAAATTACGAGGATGATAATCATAATGATTATATCTCGCGAATGTATTATCGATATGAAAGAAAAATGATAAGATTCACAACTGATTTCCAAGGGGAAATTATAAATAATAAAATCAGATGGTTGGCAGGAGTTGCATATTTTGATATAAAAACAGGAACAGTTGATATAAATAATTTGAATAAAGGGAGATCAGACAACTTACTTCCCGACACAACATTGTTATATGACAAATTTGTAGAATGGGATATAATTTCAGAAAAAGAAAAGAATGGTAATAAGTTGAATCTTATTAAGTTAGGATTGATATATGATACGAGAGATAATGAGGCAAATCCAAATAAAGGAATATGGACAGAATTGTTAATACTAAAAACATTAATAGGTAAACAAGATTTTTCATATACAAAATTAATTTTTACTCACAGACAATATTATTCAATATTACCAAATAAAATAATTTTTGCATACCGTTTAGCTTATCAGGGAACTATTTCAGGAAAAGCTCCCTTTTATATACAACCATATATAATAAGTTCATATTCGCCGGCAGTAATAACAGAAGGCTTGGGTGGAGCAAGGTCTTTAAGAGGAATATTAAGAAATCGTATTGTTGGGGATGCATTTATTTACGGCAATATTGAATTAAGAAATAAAATATACAAAAGAGTTATTCTCAACCAAAACGTGAATTTAGTATTAAATTTATTTCTTGATACAGGAAAAACAGTAAAAGAAATTGAAATTAATAAAGAAAACATACCTGTTACCGAAGAACTATCAGATTATTTTGATTCTGATAAAGATAATTTCCATTCAAGCATTGGGTTTGGATTGAATTTTGCACTGAATGAAAATTTTATTATTGCTGTAAATTATGGTAAAGCATTAGATAAAAGAGATGGAAATGATGGCTTGTATGTTGGGTTGAATTTTTTATTTTAA
- a CDS encoding imidazolonepropionase gives MNLLIKNIKELIQVEDKQKINVSGKNMSSIGTIKNAYLLIKDNLIEDFGNMNSCPDIDCQQIDATGKMVFPSFCDSHTHIVYAGSREIEYIDKIKGLSYEEIAKRGGGILNSATLLHNTSEDELFNQALIRINEIISFGTGAVEIKSGYGLTVEDELKMLRVIRKLKEKTPVTIKSTFLGAHAVPSEYKKNQGEYVDLIINEMIPQVAAENLADYIDVFCDKGFFTIEETDKILLAGMKYELRPKIHANELDFSGGIQVGVKYNALSVDHLEYTGDKEIKTLLDSETMPTLLPGAAFFLEMEYPPARKMIDAGLPIALASDYNPGSSPSGNMKLIMSLACIKMKMIPEEVINSVTINSAYAMGISDTLGSIAKGKIANLFITKEISTYEFFPYAYGSNLIDTIILNGKII, from the coding sequence ATGAATCTACTTATTAAAAATATTAAAGAATTAATTCAGGTTGAAGATAAACAGAAGATAAATGTATCAGGAAAAAACATGTCTTCAATAGGCACTATTAAAAATGCTTATTTATTAATTAAAGATAATTTAATCGAAGATTTTGGTAATATGAATTCCTGTCCTGATATTGATTGCCAACAAATTGATGCAACGGGCAAAATGGTTTTTCCATCGTTTTGCGATTCACATACACATATTGTATATGCCGGTAGCCGTGAGATTGAGTATATCGACAAAATCAAAGGTTTGTCATATGAAGAAATAGCCAAAAGGGGTGGCGGAATATTAAATTCAGCTACGCTTTTACATAATACATCAGAAGATGAATTATTTAATCAGGCTCTAATACGTATTAATGAGATTATTTCTTTTGGAACAGGTGCTGTTGAAATTAAAAGCGGATATGGTTTAACTGTCGAAGATGAATTAAAAATGCTCAGAGTAATAAGGAAGCTTAAAGAAAAAACTCCGGTTACTATTAAATCAACTTTTTTGGGAGCACATGCCGTTCCGTCAGAATATAAAAAAAATCAAGGAGAATATGTTGATTTGATTATTAATGAAATGATTCCACAGGTCGCAGCAGAAAATCTTGCTGATTATATTGATGTATTTTGCGACAAAGGGTTTTTTACTATTGAAGAAACCGATAAAATATTGCTTGCAGGAATGAAATATGAACTAAGACCTAAAATTCATGCTAACGAATTAGATTTTTCCGGCGGAATACAGGTAGGAGTTAAATATAATGCACTTTCTGTCGATCATCTTGAATACACAGGTGATAAAGAAATAAAAACTTTACTTGATTCCGAAACTATGCCAACTCTTTTGCCGGGTGCTGCATTTTTTCTGGAAATGGAATATCCACCAGCAAGAAAAATGATTGATGCCGGTCTTCCTATTGCTTTAGCATCAGATTATAATCCCGGCTCATCACCATCCGGTAATATGAAATTAATTATGTCGCTTGCCTGTATTAAAATGAAAATGATACCTGAAGAAGTTATTAATTCTGTTACTATAAATAGTGCATATGCTATGGGAATCAGCGACACGTTAGGAAGTATCGCAAAAGGAAAAATTGCAAATTTGTTTATTACAAAAGAAATTTCTACCTATGAATTTTTTCCATATGCTTATGGAAGTAATTTGATTGATACTATTATATTAAATGGTAAAATTATTTAG